In Sorghum bicolor cultivar BTx623 chromosome 10, Sorghum_bicolor_NCBIv3, whole genome shotgun sequence, one genomic interval encodes:
- the LOC8076208 gene encoding hydrophobic protein OSR8: MGLCSCCCRCLELLCSVLLPPLGVCLRHGCCSLEFWISVLLTILGYLPGVLYAVYVICSVDPHRHRDPDDDYVYVA, translated from the exons ATGGGTCTGTGCTCGTGCTGCTGCCGGTGCCTGGAGCTGCTGTGCTCGGTCCTCCTCCCGCCCCTCGGCGTCTGCCTCCGCCACGGCTGCTGCTCC CTGGAGTTCTGGATCAGCGTGCTGCTCACCATCCTCGGCTACCTCCCCGGCGTCCTCTACGCCGTCTACGTCATCTGCTCCGTCGACCCCCACCGCCACCGCGACCCCGACGACGACTACGTCTACGTCGCCTGA
- the LOC8065421 gene encoding pentatricopeptide repeat-containing protein At3g25210, mitochondrial gives MALLAAATATAAAARRLARHQHNLLLHTRLLTTTSSTHPLPPDPDPTTPAPSPVRTPPDEQFAAWVTRLRPGFTASDLAAAITAEEDPDLALALFRWAALRPGFRHAPESYLAALTAASSGRRPAAAEALVHDVFAGACAPDLRLFNACLRFCCARRSLFPLAFDLFNKMRAMPAAAGCRPDVETYTLLLTAVVRRVRRPPASMVYLHAVRSLSRQMKASGVVPDTFLLNLIIKAYARCVEIDEALKVFREMPLYGCEPNEFTYGYIVKAMFQKGRSDKGMEYFAEMRDKGFVPSGGVYMIAVSALALEWRFEESRRVLLDMLDCGRKPDMITYRTLLEELCRAGRTEEAFEVLEELKGRKRGPLDQRMYSELLDGLHWISQPHQNSQPVLDKGCDD, from the coding sequence ATGGCGCtgctcgccgccgccaccgccaccgccgccgcggcgcgccGCCTCGCCCGCCACCAGcacaacctcctcctccacacCCGCCTTCTCACCACCACTTCCTCCACACACCCTCTCCCTCCCGACCCGGATCCCACCACCCCCGCGCCGTCCCCCGTCCGCACTCCCCCGGACGAACAGTTCGCGGCGTGGGTCACGCGGCTGCGCCCGGGCTTCACCGCGTCCGATCTCGCCGCGGCGATCACCGCCGAGGAGGACCCGGACCTCGCGCTCGCGCTCTTCCGCTGGGCCGCGCTGCGACCGGGGTTCCGACACGCGCCCGAATCCTACCTCGCCGCGCTCACCGCGGCCTCGTCCGGCCGCCGCCCCGCCGCAGCCGAGGCCCTCGTCCACGACGTCTTCGCGGGGGCCTGCGCGCCCGACCTCAGGCTCTTCAACGCCTGCCTCCGCTTCTGCTGCGCGCGCCGCAGCCTGTTCCCGCTCGCCTTCGACCTGTTCAACAAAATGCGTGCCATGCCCGCCGCCGCAGGATGCCGCCCGGACGTCGAGACCTACACGCTCCTCCTCACCGCCGTCGTCCGCCGCGTGCGCCGCCCACCGGCGTCGATGGTTTACCTCCATGCCGTCCGGTCCCTCTCCCGCCAGATGAAGGCCTCCGGCGTAGTTCCGGACACATTCTTGCTCAACCTCATCATCAAGGCCTACGCACGGTGTGTGGAGATAGACGAGGCCCTCAAGGTGTTTCGTGAAATGCCGCTGTATGGCTGTGAACCCAACGAGTTCACCTATGGCTATATTGTCAAGGCCATGTTTCAGAAGGGCAGGTCGGATAAGGGGATGGAGTATTTTGCAGAGATGAGGGACAAGGGATTTGTGCCATCTGGAGGCGTGTATATGATCGCCGTGTCGGCATTGGCATTGGAATGGCGGTTTGAGGAATCAAGGCGGGTGCTGCTGGATATGTTGGATTGTGGGAGGAAGCCAGATATGATCACCTACAGGACACTGCTGGAGGAGCTGTGTCGGGCTGGACGAACAGAGGAGGCATTTGAGGTGCTGGAGGAGCTGAAAGGGAGGAAACGAGGGCCATTGGACCAGAGGATGTACTCAGAATTGCTCGATGGGCTGCACTGGATTTCCCAGCCTCATCAAAACAGCCAACCTGTCCTTGACAAGGGTTGTGATGATTAA
- the LOC8065422 gene encoding uncharacterized protein LOC8065422 has protein sequence MEWDDEWVAPDKLQHAVACLLIALLAAALAGRSARPGLRRRAVAVGSAASLAAGAAKEVADEAGLFGSAGASPKDAAADLLGVVAAALALALLRRRRGRRERKEREDEDARDGAAVSMV, from the coding sequence ATGGAGTGGGACGACGAGTGGGTGGCCCCGGACAAGCTGCAGCACGCCGTGGCGTGCCTCCTCATCGCCCTGCTCGCCGCCGCGCTCGCCGGCCGCAGCGCGCGCCCCGGCCTCCGACGCCGCGCCGTGGCCGTCGGCTCCGCGGCCTCGCTCGCGGCCGGCGCCGCCAAGGAGGTCGCGGACGAGGCCGGGCTCTTCGGCTCCGCCGGCGCTTCGCCcaaggacgccgccgccgacctCCTGGGCGTCGTGGCCGCCGCGCTCGCACTCGCcctgctccgccgccgccgcggccgccgcgagAGGAAGGAGCGAGAGGACGAGGACGCCCGCGATGGCGCCGCCGTCTCCATGGTCTGA
- the LOC8065423 gene encoding hydroxycinnamoyltransferase 4, translating to MAMVELLSTELVVPAEETPAGAVWLSNLDLAARRGYTPTVYFYRTNNKPEFFEADAVKDSLARALVAFYPLAGRLGLDAATGRVQIDCTGEGAVFVTARSEYALDELLNEFVPCDEMRHLLVPATPAPNPPCPLLFAQVTRLRCGGVVLGLALHHSVVDARSAAHFVETWASIARGGGGGGGDAPLPPCFDHRLLSARPPATRAVLYDHPEYKPEPAPEHAVAAGSAYASAIITLSKSQVSALKARCAGASTFRAVVALVWQCACRARSLPADAETRLFSMVDMRARLAPPLPPGYFGNAVIRTSALATVGEVVGNPVGYAARRALAATSQGDDYARSLVDYLEGVDAMNLPRSGISRAHLRAISWMGMSLHDSDFGWGAPVFMGPALMYYSGFVYVMQAPGKEGAVALALSLEPESMPEFRKVFADEVARLQTI from the coding sequence ATGGCAATGGTAGAGCTGTTGTCGACGGAGCTGGTCGTCCCGGCCGAGGAGACGCCGGCGGGCGCCGTCTGGCTGTCCAACCTCGACCTGGCCGCGCGCCGCGGGTACACGCCGACGGTCTACTTCTACCGAACGAACAACAAGCCGGAGTTCTTCGAGGCCGACGCCGTCAAGGACAGCCTCGCCCGGGCGCTGGTGGCGTTCTACCCGCTGGCCGGCCGCCTCGGCCTCGACGCCGCCACGGGGCGCGTCCAGATCGACTGCACGGGCGAGGGCGCCGTGTTCGTGACGGCGCGGTCGGAGTACGCGCTGGACGAGCTGCTGAACGAGTTCGTGCCGTGCGACGAGATGCGGCACCTGCTGGTACCCGCCACGCCCGCGCCCAACCCGCCGTGCCCGCTGCTGTTCGCGCAGGTCACCCGCCTGCGCTGCGGCGGCGTCGTGCTCGGTCTCGCCCTGCACCACTCCGTCGTGgacgccaggagcgccgcgcaCTTCGTGGAGACGTGGGCCAGCatcgcccgcggcggcggcggcggcggcggcgacgcgccCCTGCCGCCGTGCTTCGACCACAGGCTGCTGAGCGCGCGTCCCCCGGCGACGCGCGCGGTGTTGTACGACCACCCGGAGTACAAGCCGGAGCCGGCGCCGGAGCACGCGGTTGCCGCGGGCTCCGCCTACGCGAGCGCCATCATCACGCTGAGCAAGTCGCAGGTATCGGCGCTCAAGGCGCGGTGCGCGGGCGCGTCGACGTTCCGCGCCGTGGTGGCGCTGGTGTGGCAGTGCGCGTGCCGCGCGCGGTCGCTCCCGGCCGACGCCGAGACGCGGCTCTTCTCCATGGTGGACATGCGCGCGCGCCTTGCCCCGCCGCTCCCGCCGGGGTACTTCGGGAACGCGGTGATCCGGACGTCGGCGCTGGCCACGGTCGGGGAGGTGGTGGGCAACCCCGTGGGGTACGCGGCGCGGCGCGCGCTGGCGGCGACGAGCCAGGGGGACGACTACGCGCGGTCGCTGGTGGACTACCTGGAAGGCGTGGACGCCATGAACCTGCCCCGGAGCGGCATCTCGCGGGCGCACCTGCGGGCCATCAGCTGGATGGGGATGTCGCTGCACGACTCGGACTTCGGGTGGGGAGCGCCCGTCTTCATGGGGCCGGCGCTCATGTACTACAGTGGGTTCGTGTACGTGATGCAGGCGCCCGGGAAGGAAGGCGCCGTCGCGCTCGCGCTGTCGCTGGAGCCCGAGAGCATGCCGGAGTTCAGGAAGGTGTTCGCCGACGAGGTCGCGAGGCTGCAGACGATATGA